ATAGTCGTCGGCGACGAAGGGGTGAAGGAAGTCAAGCTCAACATCATAGAAGGCCCGAGGTTCTTCGAGGCCATCACCGTGGGTAAGAAGCTCGACGAGGCCCTGGCAGTCTACCCGAGGATATGCTCATTCTGTTCGGCTGCCCACAAGCTCACCGCGGTGGAGGCTGCCGAAAAGGCGATAGGCTTCACCCCGCGCGAGGAAATCCAGGCACTCAGGGAGGTTCTCTACATCGGCGACATGATAGAGAGCCACGCGCTCCACCTGTACCTCCTCGTCCTCCCGGACTACCTCGGCTACTCCAACCCGCTCAAGATGGTGAACGAGTACAAGAAGGAGATAGGCATAGCCCTCGACCTCAAGAACCTCGGAAGCTGGATGATGGACGAACTCGGAGCGAGGGCGATACACCAGGAGAACGTGGTCCTCGGAGGCTTCGGCAAGCTGCCCGACAAGGCCACCCTTGAGACCATGAAGAAGCGCCTTCAGGAGGCCCTTCCGAAGGCGGAGTACACCTTCGAGCTGTTCTCCAAGCTCGAGCAGTACGAGGAGGTCGAGGGGCCGATAATCCACATGGCGGTAAAGCCGAGGGGAGACGTCTACGGCATCTACGGCGACTACATCAAGGTGAGCGACGGCTTCGAGTTCCCGGTCGAGGACTACAAGAAGCACATCGTCGAGAAGGTCGTTGAGCACAGCTTCGCCAAGCACAGCTTCTACAAGGGCGAGAAGCCCTTTATGGTCGGTGCGCTTCCGAGGCTGGTCAACAACGCGGAGACACTCTACGGAAGGGCCAAGGAGCTCTACGAGAGCCACAGAGACCTGCTCAGGCCGACCAACCCCTTCGCGAACAACCTCGCCCAGGCGCTTGAGCTGGTCTACTTCACGGAGAGGGCTATAGACCTCATAGACGAGGCCCTCGCCAAGTGGCCGATAGCACCGAGGGACAGGGTTGAGGTGAAGGATGGCTTCGGCGTCAGCGCCACCGAGGCTCCGCGCGGAATCGTCACCTACGCCCTTGAGGTCAAGGACGGAAGGGTTGCCTACGCGGACATAATCACGCCGACGGCCTACAACTTCGCCATGATGGAGGTCCACGTCAGGATGATGGCGGAGAAGCACTACAACGACGACCCGGAGAGGCTCAAGTACCTCACCGAGATGGTCGTTCGCGCCTACGACCCGTGCATCTCCTGTTCAGTGCACGTTGCGAGGCTTTAGACAACTTTTTATTCTTCTACCCTATTCTTTCCAGGAGGTTCACAAATGAGGACATTGATTCTCGCACTCGGCAACGAACTGATGAAGGACGATGGAATAGGACTGAAAGCCGGCAGAATACTCTCGGAGAAGGGGTACAACGTCCTCGACGTTGGCACGGACATATTCATGCTCTCCGCCCATTACAGGGGTGAGGAGAGGCTGATAATCATAGACGCGATCCTGAGCGAAAAGTTCCGGCC
Above is a window of Thermococcus celericrescens DNA encoding:
- the hydA gene encoding NADPH-dependent hydrogenase/sulfhydrogenase 1 subunit alpha — translated: MKNLYLPITVDHIARVEGKGGVEIVVGDEGVKEVKLNIIEGPRFFEAITVGKKLDEALAVYPRICSFCSAAHKLTAVEAAEKAIGFTPREEIQALREVLYIGDMIESHALHLYLLVLPDYLGYSNPLKMVNEYKKEIGIALDLKNLGSWMMDELGARAIHQENVVLGGFGKLPDKATLETMKKRLQEALPKAEYTFELFSKLEQYEEVEGPIIHMAVKPRGDVYGIYGDYIKVSDGFEFPVEDYKKHIVEKVVEHSFAKHSFYKGEKPFMVGALPRLVNNAETLYGRAKELYESHRDLLRPTNPFANNLAQALELVYFTERAIDLIDEALAKWPIAPRDRVEVKDGFGVSATEAPRGIVTYALEVKDGRVAYADIITPTAYNFAMMEVHVRMMAEKHYNDDPERLKYLTEMVVRAYDPCISCSVHVARL